A region from the Haloarchaeobius salinus genome encodes:
- a CDS encoding DEAD/DEAH box helicase, which produces MEDIRHRSECFVEIACESSEPIPKADLVEIARERLTKPNGDAYSEQYMSRVVSTYAHVGVLNQTADGITVYEFGHEWRQGEIDFQTLLWYGVKQSWALEGSYPEGIEGLYNIHRVVKRVEEPISREEIRVRLADRYGYEFNDGGIRGYLPLLEQMGALDKRESGFLAGNPNKFSDRFRQADILWQYEQWLKREGATSFPPSDRVKRDLAKYYMYRESGGVGQHRRLLDTARKEYLDESVTEDSSEPKLRRSELYVEQERRRKRLRDDICSRFERFEPRDLAGLSTAVLERIANADSPEEASRVKSGAGSGFSRTDLERLAATDRPVYTFPEEFELYDWQREAVNEWFADTETRPEHGIAQVVTGAGKTVMALAVIRQWLENNSEGVVTVVVPTKVLMHQWLEELVDTLGVPPSDVGWLGDGHKDSFGDGPRILISIVNSAVKNDALSARLSDIDTTEHLLIADECHRYTGDHFSKIFDCERTAALGLSATPLSDPTGEELSPEDEMLLSNLGEIYYELSYDEGLERGLIPRFRINYVGFELTDAEQMAYDRLTDAVVDAITDIERQYQNRLYELDGSFARKLQVIKNEAESPTPAITDYFEYTTERRELVADAVARQAVTLDLLNRNLESDQKTIVFQERIEQLERMVAPKETRGRNYGAGEGTDTDVDRAKLYNRYPELERIDDRLEDLFFKSSYRPVMYHSGHRSDAWNDFAIEWFGDDGFANVMLSVKALIEGVDVPSADVGIVRVSSGSVRQRIQTLGRILRTGENPDKQAELYVLYARDTVDENIFDRYDWRKELSRAEVRHLTWDTDEDTIDGILRSATDDEIPEPPTVRTVPDTDEIERGDPYEGPREGFQFSVDSEGRAFSKTSNGRKIIEAEDYQEVASFVYREKGGGSVTVNEADHAITFLNDEWVYLGEVSDPSELTYHADETGSLTDESEFSLEDL; this is translated from the coding sequence ATGGAGGACATCCGGCATCGGAGTGAATGCTTCGTGGAAATTGCGTGTGAGTCTTCGGAACCGATCCCGAAAGCTGACCTCGTAGAGATCGCGCGGGAACGGCTTACGAAGCCCAACGGGGACGCGTACTCCGAGCAGTACATGTCCCGGGTTGTCTCCACGTACGCCCATGTCGGAGTGCTCAATCAGACTGCAGATGGGATCACGGTCTACGAGTTCGGTCACGAGTGGAGACAAGGCGAGATAGATTTTCAGACGTTGCTCTGGTACGGGGTGAAGCAGTCCTGGGCGCTGGAAGGATCGTATCCAGAGGGAATTGAGGGACTGTACAACATCCATCGGGTGGTAAAACGAGTTGAGGAGCCCATCTCTCGCGAAGAGATCCGCGTCCGGCTCGCTGATCGCTACGGTTACGAGTTCAACGACGGCGGTATCCGGGGGTATCTACCATTGCTGGAGCAAATGGGCGCTCTCGATAAGCGGGAGAGTGGGTTCCTCGCCGGGAATCCAAACAAGTTCAGCGACCGGTTCCGGCAGGCAGATATTCTCTGGCAGTACGAGCAGTGGCTCAAGCGGGAAGGGGCGACTTCGTTCCCTCCGTCAGACCGGGTCAAACGGGACCTCGCGAAATACTATATGTATCGGGAGTCGGGTGGTGTGGGTCAACACCGCCGGTTGTTGGACACCGCACGGAAGGAATACCTCGATGAGTCCGTAACCGAGGATTCTTCGGAACCAAAATTACGGCGATCAGAGCTCTACGTTGAGCAGGAGCGGCGACGAAAACGCCTCCGAGACGACATCTGCAGTCGGTTCGAGAGATTCGAGCCGCGGGATCTCGCTGGGCTCTCAACGGCTGTCCTGGAACGGATTGCTAACGCGGATTCTCCAGAAGAAGCAAGTCGTGTAAAGTCCGGCGCAGGAAGTGGCTTCTCGCGGACTGATCTGGAAAGACTGGCAGCAACCGACCGGCCGGTTTATACCTTCCCGGAGGAGTTCGAGTTGTACGACTGGCAGCGAGAAGCTGTCAACGAGTGGTTCGCCGATACTGAAACCCGACCAGAGCACGGAATCGCTCAGGTCGTGACGGGCGCCGGGAAGACAGTGATGGCGCTAGCTGTGATCCGACAGTGGCTCGAGAACAACAGCGAGGGTGTCGTTACAGTTGTGGTGCCGACGAAGGTGTTGATGCACCAGTGGTTGGAAGAGTTAGTCGACACCCTGGGAGTCCCACCGAGTGATGTTGGCTGGCTCGGTGACGGCCACAAGGATTCGTTCGGGGACGGTCCACGGATTCTGATTTCGATCGTCAATTCCGCCGTGAAGAACGATGCTTTGAGCGCGCGGCTGAGCGATATCGATACGACTGAGCACTTATTGATCGCAGACGAGTGTCACCGGTACACTGGTGACCACTTCTCGAAAATCTTCGATTGTGAACGGACTGCTGCCCTCGGCCTGTCCGCGACACCGCTGTCAGACCCGACAGGGGAGGAACTCAGCCCGGAGGACGAAATGCTGCTCTCGAACCTCGGCGAGATCTACTACGAGCTCTCGTACGATGAAGGGTTAGAACGTGGATTGATCCCCCGGTTCCGGATCAACTACGTTGGGTTCGAACTGACCGACGCTGAGCAGATGGCCTACGACCGTTTGACCGACGCTGTAGTTGATGCGATCACCGATATCGAACGACAGTATCAGAATCGCCTGTACGAGCTGGACGGGAGTTTTGCCAGGAAGCTACAGGTGATTAAAAACGAAGCCGAGAGCCCGACTCCAGCCATCACCGACTATTTCGAGTACACGACTGAACGACGAGAACTGGTAGCCGACGCCGTTGCACGACAGGCTGTAACACTTGACCTCCTGAATCGAAATCTCGAAAGCGATCAGAAGACGATCGTCTTCCAAGAACGGATTGAGCAGTTAGAGCGGATGGTGGCCCCGAAGGAAACTCGAGGGCGGAATTACGGGGCTGGTGAGGGTACTGACACCGATGTCGACCGAGCTAAGCTGTACAATCGATATCCAGAGCTGGAACGAATTGACGACCGTCTTGAGGACCTCTTCTTTAAATCGAGTTATCGGCCGGTGATGTACCACTCGGGCCATCGTAGTGACGCATGGAACGACTTCGCCATCGAGTGGTTCGGCGACGACGGCTTCGCGAATGTCATGTTAAGTGTGAAGGCGCTCATCGAAGGTGTGGACGTACCTAGTGCTGACGTCGGAATCGTCCGAGTCTCTTCTGGGAGTGTTCGACAACGGATTCAAACGTTAGGGCGAATCCTCCGGACCGGCGAGAACCCCGACAAACAGGCTGAGTTGTACGTATTGTACGCACGGGATACGGTCGACGAGAATATATTCGATCGCTACGACTGGCGGAAGGAGTTGTCTCGAGCAGAAGTTCGACACCTCACGTGGGATACCGACGAGGATACGATTGATGGTATACTACGATCCGCGACTGACGACGAGATTCCGGAACCCCCGACTGTTCGAACAGTCCCCGACACAGATGAAATAGAGAGAGGTGACCCCTATGAGGGACCACGAGAGGGGTTCCAATTCAGCGTCGATTCGGAAGGGCGAGCTTTCTCGAAGACCTCGAACGGCCGGAAAATCATCGAGGCTGAGGACTACCAAGAAGTGGCGTCGTTCGTCTATCGAGAGAAAGGTGGCGGGAGTGTCACGGTGAACGAAGCCGACCATGCCATTACCTTCCTCAATGATGAGTGGGTGTACCTCGGAGAAGTTAGTGACCCATCTGAGTTGACCTATCATGCGGACGAAACTGGGAGCTTGACGGACGAGTCAGAATTCTCGCTTGAGGATCTGTGA
- a CDS encoding DEAD/DEAH box helicase, whose protein sequence is MSDDAELPDVSPQISYSIDDSSAATRALSDDSETATGHLLNVQAREFEIAQGQQELLSVEEIKDRIKLLDHQLQAAHRALFQMSGGALFADEVGLGKTIEIGMVLKEMDFRDTRDTFLIMTPAQLAPQWQNELQEKFGLDFVCNYDDDFLGFDAHDKIIASVDTAKSKTNRDDVLNRRWDVVVLDEAHYVRNEDTMRYELIDELDYGEAFFATATPIQNDISDLYNIVDLIRPGMLGTRQQFDQRYVVDSDDAQIKRADELQEKLNRVMIRNRREETKIDFTNREVHTNIFEPSSAESELYDAVTDYVRSNYSSQGARHLVLFTLQKEVVSSPYAVEQTIDNWVSDDEKHLTSSEREHLAEIREIIGDISRTTKQERLSHIIETIRDQIGTTRAVVFTQFRPTQDAIADGLRDLDLPVHIVNGDLSSKGKERMVAKFRDEGGVMVATDSISEGRNMQFCNVLVNYDLPWNPMKVEQRIGRVDRIGQDREVHVFNMALENTIEEHVLDKLFGKIDLFNQSIGGLRDILSRMEKSGSDFEREVFEKLRHADSEIELENNFEEMAVDLEENTEAQEKMDDFNRRVFDTFEFGESA, encoded by the coding sequence ATGTCAGACGATGCGGAATTGCCCGATGTTTCACCTCAGATCTCGTATTCTATTGACGATTCCTCGGCCGCAACCCGCGCACTTTCGGATGACTCCGAGACTGCCACCGGACATCTGTTGAATGTTCAGGCCCGTGAATTCGAGATTGCGCAGGGTCAGCAGGAACTGCTCTCCGTCGAAGAAATAAAGGACCGAATCAAGCTGCTTGACCACCAGCTTCAGGCGGCACACCGTGCGCTCTTCCAGATGAGTGGGGGAGCACTCTTCGCGGACGAGGTTGGACTCGGGAAGACAATCGAGATCGGGATGGTCCTAAAGGAGATGGATTTCCGCGATACTCGAGATACATTCCTCATTATGACTCCTGCTCAATTAGCTCCCCAGTGGCAGAACGAACTCCAGGAGAAGTTCGGTCTCGACTTCGTCTGTAACTACGACGACGACTTTCTCGGCTTCGATGCGCACGACAAAATCATCGCGAGTGTCGACACTGCGAAATCGAAGACGAACCGAGACGATGTTCTCAATCGCCGCTGGGACGTCGTCGTTCTCGACGAGGCCCATTACGTGCGCAACGAAGACACAATGCGGTACGAACTGATCGACGAACTCGACTACGGTGAAGCGTTCTTCGCGACTGCGACACCGATCCAGAACGATATCTCCGACCTGTACAATATTGTCGACCTCATCCGGCCCGGAATGTTGGGTACTCGTCAACAGTTCGACCAGCGGTACGTCGTCGACAGTGACGATGCGCAGATTAAACGAGCCGACGAACTCCAAGAAAAACTCAACCGGGTGATGATTCGGAACCGGCGCGAAGAGACGAAGATCGATTTCACGAACCGAGAAGTCCACACGAACATCTTCGAACCGTCGAGTGCTGAAAGCGAACTCTACGATGCGGTCACGGACTACGTCCGTTCGAACTACTCCAGCCAAGGGGCTCGCCATCTCGTTCTGTTTACACTCCAGAAAGAGGTCGTCTCCAGCCCGTATGCCGTTGAACAGACGATTGACAACTGGGTTAGCGATGACGAGAAACACCTCACTTCATCAGAACGTGAGCACCTCGCTGAAATTCGGGAGATAATCGGGGATATCAGTCGCACGACGAAGCAAGAACGCCTCAGTCATATCATCGAGACGATACGCGACCAGATTGGCACCACACGAGCAGTCGTGTTCACGCAGTTCAGGCCGACACAAGACGCTATCGCGGACGGCTTGAGAGACTTGGACCTCCCGGTTCACATCGTGAACGGCGACCTCTCCAGCAAAGGAAAGGAACGGATGGTTGCAAAATTCCGTGATGAGGGCGGTGTGATGGTGGCGACCGATTCGATCAGTGAGGGGCGAAATATGCAATTCTGCAACGTCCTGGTCAACTACGACCTTCCATGGAACCCGATGAAGGTAGAACAGCGGATTGGCCGTGTCGATCGGATTGGCCAGGACCGTGAGGTCCACGTGTTCAATATGGCGCTTGAGAACACGATAGAGGAACACGTCCTCGACAAACTGTTCGGGAAGATCGACCTCTTCAATCAGTCCATTGGCGGCCTCCGAGATATCCTCTCACGGATGGAGAAGTCTGGCTCGGACTTCGAGCGGGAGGTGTTCGAGAAGTTGCGGCATGCGGATTCCGAGATCGAACTCGAGAACAATTTCGAGGAGATGGCCGTTGATCTCGAAGAGAATACCGAGGCCCAAGAGAAGATGGACGACTTCAATCGGCGAGTATTCGATACTTTCGAGTTCGGTGAGAGCGCATGA
- a CDS encoding ParA family protein: MITAVVYSESGGTYKTTMTANIAVALERMGLNTLVLDLDPQEGNLTSLFDAGENRSDPEADNLVKHILDMPDGEFDDLIETTDEGIDIIPSHDMLGDFTSNLEQKISYETGMKNMSREEYPRFELLYDLLWEKEKLQEQYDAILIDPNARAEDLLYNAIYALRTLVAPVKPAGKGNLSLEGLEELVGNMSSQLEIEIGLSCVVPSGVGQTNAHQQYQRQFENTDAFDTPVAIGNRESLMDAMWEARGSAFKVVEERWKTFQRDGEMVSEPGQRRVREREIETLRKIYELAWFIATETFDADVDPVLELDIDDYETRTIDLRADKETEATTA, translated from the coding sequence ATGATAACGGCCGTGGTCTATTCAGAATCGGGCGGGACCTACAAAACGACGATGACGGCCAACATCGCCGTCGCACTGGAGCGAATGGGGCTGAACACGCTCGTTCTGGATTTAGACCCACAGGAAGGGAATCTGACGAGCCTGTTCGACGCTGGTGAGAACCGGAGCGATCCAGAGGCGGATAATCTGGTAAAGCACATCCTCGACATGCCAGACGGGGAGTTCGACGACCTCATCGAGACGACCGACGAAGGCATCGACATCATTCCGAGCCACGACATGCTCGGGGACTTCACCTCGAATCTGGAGCAGAAGATCTCGTACGAGACAGGGATGAAAAACATGAGTCGAGAGGAGTATCCACGCTTCGAGCTACTCTACGATCTCCTCTGGGAGAAAGAGAAGTTGCAGGAGCAGTACGACGCGATACTCATCGACCCGAACGCACGTGCGGAAGATCTCCTCTACAACGCTATCTACGCGCTCAGAACGCTCGTGGCCCCAGTCAAGCCCGCAGGTAAGGGGAACCTGAGTCTCGAAGGGCTCGAGGAGCTCGTCGGGAACATGAGCAGTCAGCTCGAAATCGAGATTGGGCTTTCCTGCGTTGTCCCCTCTGGTGTTGGCCAGACGAACGCGCATCAACAGTACCAGCGGCAGTTCGAGAACACGGATGCATTTGACACGCCTGTCGCAATCGGAAACCGCGAGAGTCTCATGGACGCCATGTGGGAGGCCAGAGGCTCTGCGTTCAAGGTTGTCGAGGAACGGTGGAAGACGTTCCAACGAGATGGCGAGATGGTGAGTGAGCCTGGACAGCGTCGAGTGCGGGAAAGGGAAATCGAAACGCTCCGGAAAATCTACGAACTCGCGTGGTTCATTGCGACCGAAACGTTCGATGCTGACGTCGACCCGGTGCTCGAGCTGGACATCGATGACTACGAGACCCGGACAATCGACCTACGAGCGGACAAGGAAACGGAGGCGACCACCGCATGA
- a CDS encoding acyl-CoA dehydrogenase, which produces MNNFKSGSGNLDFGGDESDEEPEEDEEDVSVESFPEEEPEQTEQESPVTADSPSIERARSPAESRDLATEGPDSDENPRTEYPYFIRRNNVGDERDKRLEIHVRQNVADQEADFRNELAAQLGTGEVSKTDAREFALLAAFEHPEQVAELMRDEGFGALD; this is translated from the coding sequence ATGAACAATTTCAAATCCGGTTCAGGAAACCTCGATTTCGGGGGTGATGAGAGCGACGAGGAGCCAGAAGAGGACGAAGAAGACGTGAGTGTAGAGTCATTCCCTGAAGAGGAGCCCGAGCAGACCGAGCAGGAATCACCCGTAACAGCCGACAGTCCCTCGATAGAACGAGCTCGTTCTCCGGCTGAATCCCGCGATTTAGCCACTGAAGGGCCCGATTCGGACGAAAATCCACGAACAGAGTACCCATACTTCATTCGGCGGAACAACGTCGGGGACGAGCGAGACAAGCGTCTGGAGATCCACGTTCGACAGAACGTTGCGGATCAGGAAGCCGACTTCCGGAACGAGCTCGCGGCACAACTGGGGACAGGGGAGGTCTCAAAAACGGATGCTCGCGAGTTTGCACTGCTTGCTGCGTTTGAACACCCAGAACAGGTCGCGGAGCTGATGCGGGATGAGGGATTTGGTGCGCTCGACTGA
- a CDS encoding PIN domain-containing protein — protein MEVSRRRLTVLLNALYDEGVDSIPVEHPASDIGELARIELETDGQVTVRFTQGSFTYQENREGIPAKYGEAAHDDLPDAETYTRAAVASSLVELDNRDEIDAFFDRHGYPDLEAGHGPVVLGLDTNIIPWRLPEILGVDSDTGDTDEKGRAPTNGYALATGVKEELDWHYKQYNTHELTAAFGEEFTRLDNQPAGSNREGFMGLYEYRRLRTNRTVDIIESNTGDEGIVDAYEAFNEESRKTAVLLSNDRGFITRATEAGVPAQHVDFPLDMPRKVTGTWTDACELLYYLAVLFGVVKLPKVTVYGVWNGKDGRHWQHEQLDMDCRSPKIEPRLTRDLRILDATD, from the coding sequence ATGGAGGTCAGCCGACGTCGGTTGACCGTCCTGCTGAATGCATTGTATGATGAGGGTGTCGACTCGATTCCGGTCGAGCACCCAGCCAGTGACATCGGAGAGTTGGCCCGTATCGAACTTGAGACAGATGGACAGGTGACCGTCAGATTCACACAGGGGTCGTTCACCTACCAAGAGAACCGAGAGGGTATCCCCGCAAAGTACGGGGAAGCGGCGCACGATGATCTCCCAGACGCCGAGACGTATACCCGGGCAGCAGTCGCGAGTTCTCTTGTCGAGCTCGACAACCGCGATGAGATAGACGCGTTCTTCGACCGGCATGGATACCCCGACCTCGAGGCTGGGCACGGACCGGTCGTCCTTGGATTGGACACGAACATCATTCCCTGGCGACTTCCTGAGATTCTCGGTGTTGACAGCGACACCGGCGACACTGACGAGAAGGGTCGTGCGCCAACGAACGGCTATGCGCTGGCCACGGGTGTGAAGGAAGAGCTCGACTGGCACTACAAGCAGTACAACACACACGAACTCACCGCCGCCTTCGGGGAAGAATTCACACGCCTCGACAATCAGCCGGCAGGGAGCAACCGAGAGGGGTTCATGGGACTGTATGAGTATCGACGCCTCCGGACGAACCGGACGGTCGATATCATAGAATCCAACACCGGTGATGAAGGAATCGTCGACGCCTACGAGGCTTTTAACGAAGAGAGTCGCAAGACTGCGGTGCTTCTGAGCAACGACCGCGGCTTCATCACCAGAGCAACTGAGGCTGGCGTTCCCGCCCAGCACGTCGACTTCCCGCTCGACATGCCGCGGAAGGTGACCGGAACCTGGACTGACGCCTGTGAACTGCTGTACTACCTCGCGGTGCTGTTCGGTGTCGTCAAGCTCCCGAAGGTCACGGTGTACGGTGTCTGGAACGGCAAAGATGGTCGTCACTGGCAACACGAACAGCTCGACATGGACTGTCGCAGTCCCAAGATAGAACCCAGACTGACGCGGGATCTGCGGATTCTCGATGCGACAGACTGA
- a CDS encoding AAA family ATPase codes for MSVDARNSLVQSLHDHNPWWEQGTAAFTLPARQKSDFYHLARPDRSGSQFEDQPLLGLVGRRGAGKTTLCKQFIHHRIEAGAEPERFLYLPFDADPLYQLQSDEQLRRAVRYYESRILGRLDSPEPHFIFLDDVHQIEHPGKPTIDGWGTPVVDILDEAADRYVIVTASAEVQVERELESAGFPENQYDTQPILPEKFRDYLFTLYPDLEESERRVSPTSIRSGEKSLPAALESGETGPLLDELRGKYEKIEDVEPRIQSKVVDYLAMGGTISYEHDGVIDSASNLTTTDYTRLREEVRDALYQEVPGFESIKTIADLERLCALAAHNRGSEPIRYQELVELFDVDRRTIADSYLPALADLFLLTGVTEYDNARPRSVRLYLRDTGLVTALADGNADRVLSDFGREADLARVAGFDHSMRFAYGVNAAQESESDPSVQFWRGRQGEVDFVLDIDDTPVPVVLAYRPPIDDSLDVITEFLDEYDVPVGFLLTGDTVSTEEPITLRENRVIQLPYWFYLLLC; via the coding sequence ATGTCAGTTGACGCGCGAAACTCCCTGGTTCAATCCCTCCACGATCACAACCCGTGGTGGGAACAGGGTACTGCCGCATTCACACTTCCTGCGCGGCAGAAGAGTGACTTCTATCACCTCGCCCGGCCGGACCGCTCTGGGAGTCAGTTCGAAGACCAGCCCTTGCTTGGTCTAGTCGGGCGGCGCGGAGCGGGGAAGACGACGCTCTGCAAACAGTTCATCCATCACCGAATCGAAGCCGGTGCCGAGCCAGAACGGTTTCTCTATCTCCCATTTGACGCGGACCCGTTGTATCAACTCCAATCTGACGAGCAACTCCGACGTGCAGTCCGGTATTACGAGAGCCGCATCCTGGGGCGACTCGATTCACCCGAGCCACATTTCATCTTCCTTGACGATGTCCACCAGATCGAACACCCGGGGAAACCGACGATCGACGGCTGGGGAACCCCAGTCGTCGATATCCTCGACGAGGCAGCAGACCGGTACGTTATCGTCACAGCGAGTGCCGAGGTCCAAGTCGAACGTGAACTCGAGAGTGCCGGCTTCCCGGAGAACCAGTACGACACGCAGCCCATCCTCCCTGAGAAATTCCGTGACTACCTTTTCACCCTCTATCCCGACCTCGAGGAGTCCGAACGCCGTGTAAGTCCGACTTCGATACGCTCCGGAGAAAAGAGCCTCCCAGCAGCCCTCGAGAGTGGCGAGACAGGACCGCTTCTCGATGAACTTCGAGGGAAGTACGAGAAGATCGAGGATGTCGAACCCCGTATCCAGTCGAAGGTTGTGGATTACCTCGCGATGGGTGGCACGATAAGCTACGAGCACGACGGAGTCATCGATTCTGCGTCCAACCTCACAACGACTGATTACACACGCCTACGTGAGGAAGTACGAGATGCGCTCTACCAGGAAGTCCCTGGGTTCGAATCCATCAAGACGATCGCCGACCTCGAACGTCTCTGTGCACTTGCCGCCCATAATCGTGGCTCGGAACCAATACGGTATCAGGAGCTCGTCGAGCTATTCGATGTCGACCGGCGAACTATCGCCGACAGCTATCTTCCCGCGCTCGCAGACCTGTTTCTCTTGACCGGTGTGACTGAGTACGACAACGCCCGGCCGCGGTCAGTCCGGTTGTACCTTCGAGATACTGGCCTCGTGACTGCACTCGCCGATGGGAACGCCGATCGCGTGTTGAGTGATTTCGGCCGAGAAGCTGACCTGGCCCGTGTCGCCGGTTTCGACCACAGTATGCGGTTCGCCTATGGCGTCAATGCCGCACAGGAATCCGAGAGCGACCCATCCGTCCAGTTCTGGCGCGGGAGACAGGGTGAGGTCGATTTCGTCCTCGATATCGATGACACACCAGTGCCTGTTGTCCTCGCGTATCGACCGCCTATCGACGACTCCCTCGACGTGATTACCGAGTTCCTCGACGAATACGATGTTCCGGTGGGATTCCTCTTGACGGGCGATACCGTCTCGACTGAGGAGCCGATCACGCTTCGCGAGAATCGCGTGATCCAGCTCCCCTATTGGTTCTATCTGCTGCTCTGTTGA
- a CDS encoding vWA domain-containing protein yields the protein MNATYSDLNEGERIDITVEFVSRRALDSGGNRVCRLLVEDDTGSRFAIFVTPDKGFLEGLRTGGKYTLTGLLGSAPSGPVSRGTPDCPACGGPLRRGVVADAVDTTITDTASPLGVEQLFGIIDEQTTVSRAERRTDVVDDWQPMNVGGKSESAVTAPDYVCSDCGRTLDSRELHENQGEIVDSVANESPAAAPSRAAPETVGLATGGAKDVENFRENIANGYTPQPESISTEGLFYDYYFETGERTESDALFAPRYAAAASENPLTGETDQFLSVGLDSTLALEDFQRPQLDIVTVLDVSGSMNSQFDSYYYDEHGRERETESGSETKLEAATESLCALTERLRDDDRLGVVLYNHRAHVAKPLRDVGSTDMDAIRGHIRDIAAGGSTNLADGFEAAVDMLVKDEQNEESRYEDDVERRVVFMTDMMPNTGTTDGGSLTQLFEDAASTGIHTTFVGMGIDANAELADTLSGIRGANHYFVQSGQEFEQRLDDEFDYMVTPLVYDLELEIMGDGYEITAVHGSPSDDEPSDQLMHVETLFPSAKEDGDARGGVVLVEVEQTKPTAELDLVVSWTERDGSEHSESVSVEVPTVAGTYAHTGIRKAIALARYARELRAWTRDVHERAESSSGVDDWLLPDNRGEHERESVSLVVSTGYVERFGSLRDYLHEEMEAVDDRTLQQELNLLETLCQKQPERPHEMTE from the coding sequence ATGAACGCGACATACTCAGATCTAAACGAAGGGGAACGCATCGACATCACTGTCGAGTTCGTCTCACGACGAGCGCTCGACAGCGGGGGAAATCGTGTCTGCCGGCTGCTCGTCGAAGATGACACCGGCAGCCGATTCGCGATCTTCGTCACGCCCGACAAGGGCTTCCTCGAGGGACTTCGAACGGGGGGGAAGTACACCCTCACCGGCCTCCTCGGAAGCGCTCCGAGCGGACCGGTGAGCAGAGGAACGCCCGACTGTCCGGCGTGTGGGGGGCCACTGCGGCGAGGGGTTGTCGCTGACGCGGTCGACACCACGATTACCGACACGGCCTCGCCACTGGGGGTGGAGCAGCTCTTCGGCATCATCGACGAACAGACCACCGTGTCGCGTGCGGAACGACGAACGGATGTCGTGGACGACTGGCAGCCGATGAACGTCGGTGGGAAGAGCGAGTCGGCCGTCACCGCACCCGACTACGTGTGTTCGGACTGCGGCCGAACGCTCGACTCGAGAGAGCTACACGAGAACCAGGGAGAGATAGTCGACTCGGTGGCCAACGAAAGCCCGGCAGCGGCACCGAGCCGAGCCGCACCTGAGACCGTCGGTCTGGCAACAGGGGGAGCGAAGGACGTGGAGAACTTTCGCGAGAACATCGCGAACGGCTACACGCCACAGCCGGAGTCGATCAGCACCGAGGGGCTGTTCTACGACTACTACTTCGAAACGGGGGAACGGACCGAATCGGACGCGCTCTTCGCGCCGCGATACGCTGCAGCGGCGAGCGAGAATCCACTCACGGGAGAGACCGACCAGTTCCTCTCCGTCGGTCTGGATTCGACGCTCGCACTCGAGGACTTCCAGCGACCGCAGCTCGACATCGTCACGGTGCTCGACGTCTCGGGGTCGATGAACAGCCAGTTCGACTCGTACTACTACGATGAACACGGTCGGGAGCGCGAAACAGAGAGTGGCTCCGAGACCAAACTCGAAGCGGCAACGGAGTCGCTGTGTGCGCTGACGGAACGACTTCGCGACGACGACCGACTCGGCGTCGTGCTGTACAACCATCGAGCGCACGTCGCGAAACCACTCCGCGACGTCGGCTCGACAGACATGGACGCAATCCGAGGACACATCCGCGACATCGCGGCCGGGGGGAGTACGAATCTCGCGGATGGATTCGAAGCAGCTGTCGACATGCTCGTCAAGGACGAACAGAACGAGGAGTCCCGGTACGAGGATGACGTCGAGCGACGCGTCGTCTTCATGACCGACATGATGCCGAACACTGGTACTACCGACGGGGGCTCTCTCACACAGCTGTTCGAAGACGCTGCATCTACCGGGATACATACGACGTTCGTCGGGATGGGGATCGACGCGAATGCGGAGCTCGCTGATACGCTGTCTGGCATTAGGGGTGCCAACCACTACTTCGTCCAGTCGGGGCAGGAGTTCGAGCAGCGTCTCGACGACGAGTTCGACTACATGGTGACACCACTCGTCTACGACCTCGAACTGGAGATCATGGGGGATGGCTACGAGATAACGGCCGTCCACGGGTCACCGAGCGATGACGAACCGTCGGACCAACTCATGCACGTGGAGACGCTGTTCCCCTCCGCGAAGGAGGACGGGGATGCTCGCGGCGGTGTCGTCCTCGTCGAAGTCGAGCAGACCAAGCCGACCGCCGAGCTGGACCTCGTCGTCTCGTGGACCGAACGTGACGGCTCTGAACACAGCGAATCTGTGAGCGTCGAAGTACCCACGGTGGCTGGAACCTACGCGCATACCGGCATCAGAAAGGCGATCGCGCTAGCTCGGTACGCCCGGGAACTGCGGGCATGGACACGCGACGTCCACGAGCGCGCCGAGAGTTCCTCGGGTGTCGACGACTGGCTGCTACCCGATAATCGGGGCGAGCACGAACGAGAGTCGGTCTCGCTGGTAGTTTCGACGGGGTATGTGGAGCGCTTCGGTTCGCTCCGCGACTATCTCCACGAGGAGATGGAAGCAGTAGACGATAGAACGCTTCAGCAGGAACTCAACCTGCTCGAGACTCTCTGTCAGAAGCAGCCGGAGCGACCCCATGAAATGACCGAATAG